The following are encoded in a window of Telmatobacter sp. DSM 110680 genomic DNA:
- the rimM gene encoding ribosome maturation factor RimM (Essential for efficient processing of 16S rRNA), translating into MASTGWVWLARVKRTQGRKGEVFAEILTDFPEKFAERRKLWLLRDADAALKVGGEANPRELELVHHWLHKGGVVLHFAGVDSISAAEELAGLIVAIPHEERAALGEDELYIGDLIGCVVVDVAGAEPVTVGEIEDVDRIAGPVAILVVRGKSSTDEILVPFAKDYLRRIDMEAKRVEMALPEGLVDLNRPEHS; encoded by the coding sequence ATGGCGTCGACGGGATGGGTGTGGCTGGCGCGCGTGAAACGCACACAAGGCCGCAAGGGCGAAGTCTTCGCCGAAATTCTTACGGATTTTCCTGAGAAATTTGCGGAGCGGCGAAAGCTCTGGCTTCTGCGCGACGCCGACGCTGCGTTGAAAGTTGGCGGTGAAGCGAATCCGCGCGAGCTGGAACTCGTTCATCACTGGCTGCACAAGGGTGGCGTGGTTCTTCATTTTGCGGGAGTGGATTCGATTTCTGCTGCTGAGGAACTTGCCGGGCTGATCGTTGCGATTCCCCACGAAGAGCGAGCCGCGCTTGGTGAAGACGAGTTGTACATCGGCGACTTGATCGGGTGCGTGGTAGTGGATGTGGCAGGGGCTGAGCCGGTGACCGTAGGTGAGATTGAAGACGTGGATCGAATCGCCGGACCGGTGGCGATTCTGGTGGTGCGCGGGAAATCTTCCACGGACGAGATTCTGGTTCCCTTTGCGAAAGATTATCTACGGCGGATAGATATGGAAGCGAAGCGCGTGGAGATGGCGCTACCTGAAGGGCTCGTGGATCTAAATCGACCCGAACACAGTTAG
- a CDS encoding KH domain-containing protein yields MTQVDMVAVDELVREIARALVDEPEAVDVQSVQRDENTVLKLRVAPGDVGKVIGKQGRTARSVRTILGAVSMKLHHRYTLDILEEDDEA; encoded by the coding sequence ATGACCCAAGTTGACATGGTGGCAGTAGATGAGCTGGTCCGCGAGATCGCGCGGGCCTTGGTGGACGAACCGGAAGCAGTAGACGTGCAGTCTGTGCAGCGGGACGAAAACACTGTTCTCAAATTGCGCGTGGCCCCCGGCGACGTCGGCAAGGTAATCGGGAAGCAAGGGCGCACGGCCCGGTCTGTGCGCACGATTCTAGGAGCCGTCAGCATGAAGCTGCATCATCGCTACACGCTCGACATCCTGGAAGAGGACGACGAAGCATAG
- the rpsP gene encoding 30S ribosomal protein S16 produces the protein MIRLARVGAPKQPYYRVVVIEKDRARNGRSIEVVGTYNPRTSPASVDLKHDRIAYWRGVGAQFTPIVAKLVEKNPAKATEPAVA, from the coding sequence ATGATTCGTTTGGCGCGTGTTGGCGCCCCCAAGCAGCCCTATTATCGTGTGGTAGTGATTGAGAAGGATCGCGCCCGCAATGGCCGTTCGATCGAAGTTGTTGGCACCTACAATCCCCGCACCAGCCCCGCTTCGGTTGATCTGAAGCATGACCGCATCGCCTACTGGCGCGGCGTGGGCGCGCAATTCACTCCGATTGTCGCCAAGCTGGTGGAGAAGAACCCGGCCAAGGCAACTGAACCGGCTGTCGCCTAG
- a CDS encoding DUF695 domain-containing protein has translation MWPFSSKEPLDPKKLPVPKAWAKRKGQDPLGKPMVVRAHTGYSKFKGVTGYTHQVALAVPMVDTTREGFPNPGETDALTRIEGDICEVFEANRESLFVGTRTIPGICEFILYTRNPDAVQWKFDNDLLARVYTHRVHLKIQPDKSWSNYEKLL, from the coding sequence ATGTGGCCGTTTTCATCGAAAGAGCCGCTGGACCCTAAGAAACTACCCGTCCCTAAAGCATGGGCGAAACGCAAAGGGCAGGATCCCCTCGGAAAACCGATGGTCGTGCGGGCTCACACCGGATACAGCAAATTCAAAGGTGTCACGGGCTACACGCACCAGGTCGCCCTGGCTGTGCCTATGGTCGACACCACCCGGGAAGGCTTTCCTAACCCCGGAGAGACGGACGCGCTCACCCGTATCGAGGGCGACATCTGTGAGGTCTTCGAAGCCAATCGCGAATCGCTCTTCGTGGGCACTCGCACCATTCCCGGTATTTGCGAATTCATTCTCTACACTCGGAATCCTGACGCAGTGCAGTGGAAGTTTGACAACGACCTTCTTGCCCGCGTCTACACTCACCGGGTCCATCTCAAAATCCAGCCAGACAAATCCTGGTCCAACTACGAAAAGCTCCTGTAG
- a CDS encoding phosphatase PAP2 family protein: MTGTDVVRPTLLSRLGMPIVAGLAGAALFLILFGLLADEMREGDTQHFDDTVRLFVHAHSSTDLTSIMRFLSVVGSPLVVTLTALGSCIVLWLVGHPRRAILIAVTAAGGSLLMWALKVGFHRHRPEPFFDTRLPSSYSFPSGHAMLSFCLCLSAAALFSASQKNIWVRVAIWTFWVGLSLAIGYSRIYLGVHYPSDVLAGYLGALVWSLAVGSAYQKWRKKPNLPLV, translated from the coding sequence GTGACTGGAACTGACGTAGTTAGACCAACCCTGCTTTCGCGACTGGGCATGCCGATCGTCGCCGGGCTTGCCGGTGCCGCGCTCTTCCTGATCCTCTTTGGTCTTCTCGCCGATGAGATGCGGGAAGGGGATACGCAGCATTTCGACGACACGGTGCGGCTGTTTGTGCACGCGCACTCCTCCACCGACCTGACCTCGATCATGCGGTTCCTGTCCGTCGTTGGGTCGCCTCTTGTTGTAACGCTGACCGCACTCGGATCGTGCATCGTGTTATGGCTTGTCGGCCATCCGCGCCGCGCAATCCTGATTGCGGTAACTGCCGCCGGAGGAAGCCTGTTGATGTGGGCATTGAAAGTCGGCTTCCATCGTCATCGCCCCGAGCCCTTCTTCGATACCCGGCTTCCCTCGTCTTACAGCTTTCCCAGTGGCCACGCGATGCTATCGTTCTGCCTGTGCCTCTCGGCTGCGGCTCTATTCTCCGCGAGCCAGAAAAACATCTGGGTCCGCGTTGCGATATGGACTTTCTGGGTTGGACTATCCTTAGCCATCGGCTACTCGCGAATTTATCTCGGAGTTCACTACCCGAGTGATGTGCTTGCCGGCTATCTCGGCGCGCTGGTCTGGTCACTCGCGGTGGGCAGCGCGTACCAGAAGTGGCGCAAGAAGCCAAATCTTCCTTTGGTTTAG
- a CDS encoding alpha/beta hydrolase-fold protein, with product MNLEPQTNDEAGDGLLAEIEAATPHRRLHLHKAFKSNHLPNDRDVIVYVPPGYDEEPGRTYPVLYLHDGQNLFDGQTSFVKGRTWMVLEHADGAIEAGEVEPLVIVGIYNTGDRRLAEYTHEYNWQMGGGEANKYGDLLTQELMPWIAERYRVSKDRESTGMGGSSLGGLVSLYLGLRHPQVFGRLALLSPSVWWNHKSILGYLNEHSPQLWERPRIWLDVGDHEGQRTLRDVEHLARRLKANGWRPGESMHFEKVHEGTHDEASWAGRVRPMLRFLFPAV from the coding sequence TTGAATTTGGAACCACAGACGAACGACGAGGCTGGTGACGGCTTGCTGGCGGAGATTGAAGCAGCCACGCCTCATCGCCGATTACATTTACACAAAGCCTTCAAAAGCAATCATCTACCGAATGATCGCGATGTAATTGTTTATGTGCCGCCGGGATACGATGAGGAGCCCGGGCGGACCTACCCGGTGCTCTATCTGCATGATGGCCAGAATCTATTCGACGGGCAAACTTCCTTTGTTAAGGGGCGCACATGGATGGTGCTGGAGCACGCAGACGGGGCGATTGAGGCGGGAGAAGTCGAGCCGCTGGTCATCGTCGGCATCTACAACACCGGCGACCGCAGGCTGGCCGAATATACGCACGAATACAACTGGCAGATGGGCGGCGGCGAAGCGAACAAGTATGGCGATCTACTGACGCAGGAATTAATGCCGTGGATTGCAGAACGATATCGCGTCAGTAAGGATCGCGAGAGCACGGGGATGGGTGGATCCTCGTTGGGCGGGTTAGTCTCCCTCTACCTGGGCCTACGACATCCACAGGTTTTTGGGCGGCTGGCATTACTGTCTCCGAGTGTGTGGTGGAATCACAAGAGCATCCTCGGCTATCTAAACGAGCACTCTCCGCAACTGTGGGAGCGGCCGCGGATATGGCTGGATGTGGGCGATCACGAGGGGCAGCGGACACTGCGCGACGTGGAGCACCTGGCGCGAAGACTGAAAGCGAACGGATGGCGTCCCGGCGAGTCGATGCATTTTGAGAAGGTGCACGAGGGAACCCACGATGAGGCAAGCTGGGCCGGTCGCGTGAGGCCGATGCTGAGGTTCCTGTTTCCCGCAGTTTGA
- a CDS encoding alpha/beta hydrolase-fold protein, producing MNREYHKWYSGRLGRDMELLVFGHAGLPVLVFPTSGGRYFEFEDRGMIGAVANRVEHGDLQFFCVDSIDMESWYNRNVSPRWRIARHVQYEEYLIHEVVPLIRKKNWDAHLVSLGCSFGGYHATNIALRHPDVFTGLLTMSGAFDLSNFLGGYYDQDCYFNLPTHYLPNLADSWFFDHYRRNTYILATGWDDQCLGQNQNLDRIMSSKGIPHKLYTWDTYNSHDWPTWRSMIQEYL from the coding sequence ATGAACCGCGAGTACCACAAGTGGTATTCCGGCCGCCTCGGCCGCGACATGGAACTCCTCGTCTTCGGCCATGCCGGACTTCCCGTCCTCGTCTTTCCCACATCCGGCGGCCGCTACTTCGAGTTTGAAGATCGTGGCATGATCGGCGCCGTCGCTAATCGAGTTGAGCATGGTGACCTGCAATTTTTCTGCGTCGATTCGATCGATATGGAGAGCTGGTACAACCGCAATGTCTCTCCGCGCTGGAGAATCGCCCGCCACGTGCAATATGAGGAGTACCTCATTCACGAAGTCGTGCCGCTCATCCGGAAAAAGAATTGGGATGCGCATCTTGTTTCTCTCGGCTGCAGCTTCGGCGGATACCACGCCACGAACATTGCGTTGCGCCACCCTGACGTCTTCACCGGGCTGCTAACCATGTCCGGTGCCTTCGATTTGTCCAACTTCCTTGGCGGCTATTATGACCAGGATTGTTACTTCAACCTTCCAACGCATTATTTGCCTAATCTTGCTGATTCCTGGTTCTTTGACCACTATCGTCGCAACACTTACATACTCGCCACAGGCTGGGATGACCAGTGTCTTGGACAGAACCAGAACCTCGATAGAATCATGAGTTCCAAGGGGATTCCCCATAAACTCTACACATGGGATACCTATAACTCTCATGATTGGCCGACTTGGCGCAGCATGATTCAGGAATATCTTTAA
- a CDS encoding DinB family protein yields the protein MSELNPYAKFLDGRPLEAILSATSHEIANKLQMIGPDKSIEQPSPGKWSPAEIVCHLADCEIAFAFRLRQTLAEDHHILQPFDQDKWATPYKGIAAKDALAAFTSLRSWNLKLIAKALPVSASKPVTHPERGTMTFQNIVETMAGHDLNHIAQLSRIAKPA from the coding sequence ATGAGTGAACTCAATCCCTACGCGAAGTTTCTTGATGGCCGCCCCCTCGAAGCCATCCTCTCTGCCACCTCGCACGAAATAGCCAACAAACTTCAAATGATCGGTCCCGACAAATCCATCGAGCAGCCCTCTCCCGGCAAGTGGTCGCCCGCGGAAATTGTCTGCCATCTCGCGGACTGCGAAATCGCCTTCGCCTTCCGCCTGCGCCAAACCCTCGCGGAAGATCATCACATCCTGCAACCTTTCGATCAGGACAAATGGGCCACACCTTATAAAGGCATAGCTGCCAAAGACGCGCTTGCTGCATTCACTTCGTTGCGCAGTTGGAACCTCAAACTGATCGCGAAAGCCTTGCCCGTCTCCGCTTCCAAGCCTGTCACTCATCCGGAACGCGGAACCATGACGTTCCAGAACATCGTTGAAACCATGGCCGGACACGACCTCAATCACATCGCACAACTGTCGCGCATCGCAAAACCTGCCTAG
- a CDS encoding cytidylate kinase-like family protein, which produces MDYRVLTVSREFGSGGGRIAQSIAKRLGWKLLDGALIDEIACEAHVDAGVVSRFDEHVEGWLSRVNRQAMRGAAMAAGVALQQEKCFDADVMTDLTRQIIEHAYEAGNCVIVGRGAQCILQAKADVFHVFVYAPRQVRIHRLRTRLEPGANIEQRIRDVDAERAHYLKLRFGKEWNNPHLYDLMISSGEDEERTARVIEFAMSQKAAVSAN; this is translated from the coding sequence ATGGATTACCGGGTATTGACGGTTTCGCGGGAATTCGGAAGCGGGGGCGGGAGGATTGCGCAATCAATCGCGAAGCGCCTGGGGTGGAAGTTGCTGGATGGGGCGCTGATTGACGAGATTGCTTGCGAGGCGCACGTGGATGCGGGCGTAGTGAGCCGTTTCGACGAACATGTCGAGGGATGGCTTAGTCGCGTGAACCGGCAGGCAATGCGGGGCGCGGCGATGGCAGCCGGAGTGGCCCTGCAGCAGGAAAAATGCTTCGACGCGGACGTGATGACGGACTTGACGCGGCAGATTATCGAGCACGCGTACGAGGCCGGCAATTGCGTGATTGTGGGACGCGGGGCGCAATGCATTCTGCAGGCGAAGGCAGATGTGTTTCACGTATTTGTATATGCGCCTCGACAGGTGCGCATTCATCGCCTGCGGACTAGGCTTGAGCCCGGAGCGAATATCGAGCAGCGAATTCGCGATGTCGACGCGGAGCGGGCGCACTATCTCAAGCTGCGGTTCGGGAAGGAATGGAACAATCCGCATCTGTATGACTTGATGATCTCGTCGGGCGAGGATGAGGAGCGGACAGCGCGGGTGATTGAGTTTGCCATGTCACAAAAGGCCGCAGTCAGCGCGAATTGA
- a CDS encoding ABC transporter permease, whose product MSWFLRWRSRWSSDRRNNELDEELKFHLAMREQWNVDRGMRGEPARREARLRFGNPTMWRERMREIDWIVLPQSVLQDVKYGLRTIRRNARFTAVAVIALAIGIGINTTIFTAYKGLLGRGVDARDPGSMVSLTLLRQSGEREAQFSYPDYEAYKQQSHTIAGLVATGQQFEQLIMSDAGGSSDDRKAASDSLLGKWGLLPAATIASKAELASVITVSENYFSVLGIAPVRGRFFVEQDRKQLAAAPAVLISENYWQKRFGGDPEIIGKAIRLNGAAVTIIGITPRDFVGTSIGVPDFWVPLSLQSVIHPGDQSLKDEDSVCCRLFGRIASDASVSQVRAEMSAIAARQFTLHKSTDAKNQIKEILITPASPFPRELDRGLRFAIFLIMLATAMVLVIACANVASLQLARAASRQIELAVRISLGASRRRLIRQLLTESALLGLIAGAVAILCSWAMLRILAKVAKDLLPADMGTFIVNVNPDAEIFAYVFGISVIAGVLFGLAPTLESTRSALSSWMKANSGMSPARNRRLRDWLTGGQVAVSFVLLIAGSMMVRSAFQALTMSTGYETKHVVNLTLQYPEGPEYDGAHQNTSLRHIVERLETTPGVMEVATGRPPDGGGLRTAAIAIDGKKADARSMKAYLFYTYVDANYFHALGIPMTYGHGFHAESGVPEPTAVLSETAAQRLWPGMNPIGRTLEMSTDGQFHDKKELTPDGRSYQVIGIAHDARGVLMDNSDAAEVYLQIPENRLNEFPLLVRTSIAPGQLIHQIESTIASVNANIVATAYTLDDMLRETPPFMVSSMAALIAGTVGLLGLLLSAMGIYGTLSYVVVLRTREVGIRMALGARKGEVLRLMLRQSSAPVIYGILVGCLLATGDYYLLRKVLYGVGPLDALSYTSISALFLIVAVVASYVPARRATMVDPAVALRYE is encoded by the coding sequence ATGAGCTGGTTTTTGCGCTGGAGATCGCGATGGTCGAGTGATCGCCGGAACAATGAGCTTGATGAGGAACTCAAATTTCACCTCGCGATGCGCGAACAGTGGAATGTGGATCGCGGTATGCGGGGTGAACCAGCTCGACGGGAGGCGCGCCTCCGCTTCGGCAACCCGACCATGTGGAGAGAGCGCATGCGCGAGATCGACTGGATCGTTTTGCCGCAGAGCGTTCTGCAAGACGTGAAGTATGGTCTGCGAACCATCCGGCGGAATGCGCGATTCACGGCTGTCGCGGTGATTGCCCTGGCCATTGGCATCGGCATCAACACTACTATCTTCACAGCGTACAAAGGATTGCTGGGGCGCGGCGTGGATGCGAGGGACCCGGGCAGCATGGTCAGTCTGACCCTGTTGCGGCAATCGGGAGAACGGGAGGCACAGTTCAGCTATCCCGACTACGAGGCCTACAAGCAGCAGTCGCATACCATCGCCGGCCTGGTTGCAACCGGTCAGCAGTTCGAGCAGCTCATCATGAGCGACGCTGGGGGTTCATCCGACGATCGCAAAGCAGCGTCCGATTCTCTATTGGGCAAATGGGGCCTGCTGCCAGCAGCGACGATTGCTAGCAAGGCGGAATTGGCGAGCGTCATTACGGTAAGCGAGAATTACTTTTCAGTTCTGGGGATCGCCCCTGTGCGAGGCCGCTTTTTTGTTGAGCAGGATCGAAAGCAACTTGCCGCCGCTCCAGCGGTCCTTATCAGTGAGAACTACTGGCAGAAAAGATTTGGAGGTGATCCTGAGATTATCGGCAAAGCCATTCGGCTGAATGGCGCAGCGGTGACGATCATCGGGATCACCCCGCGTGATTTTGTCGGAACGTCGATCGGCGTGCCGGATTTCTGGGTTCCGTTGAGTCTTCAGTCGGTGATCCATCCTGGAGATCAATCGCTCAAGGATGAAGACAGTGTTTGCTGCCGGCTCTTTGGTCGCATTGCGAGCGACGCAAGCGTCAGCCAAGTGAGGGCTGAGATGTCTGCGATTGCTGCGCGGCAGTTCACACTGCACAAATCGACCGATGCAAAGAACCAAATCAAAGAGATATTGATCACGCCCGCATCGCCGTTTCCGCGAGAGCTGGATCGCGGCTTGCGTTTTGCGATTTTCCTCATCATGCTGGCCACCGCGATGGTGCTGGTGATTGCCTGTGCCAATGTCGCGAGTCTTCAACTGGCTCGGGCCGCGTCGCGGCAGATTGAGCTGGCGGTGCGAATTTCGCTAGGCGCAAGCCGGAGGCGGCTGATTCGCCAATTGCTCACCGAAAGCGCGCTGCTGGGGCTGATTGCTGGAGCAGTGGCGATACTGTGCAGCTGGGCCATGCTGCGCATTCTTGCCAAAGTGGCTAAGGACTTGCTGCCCGCGGATATGGGGACTTTCATCGTGAACGTGAATCCGGATGCGGAGATATTTGCTTACGTATTTGGGATTTCGGTAATCGCGGGGGTGTTGTTCGGACTGGCGCCGACATTGGAGAGCACGCGATCGGCTCTATCTTCGTGGATGAAAGCAAACTCGGGGATGTCGCCGGCACGAAATAGACGATTGCGTGACTGGCTGACGGGAGGTCAGGTTGCGGTCTCCTTCGTTCTGTTGATTGCCGGCAGCATGATGGTACGAAGCGCGTTTCAAGCACTAACGATGAGTACTGGATACGAGACAAAGCACGTCGTCAACCTGACTTTGCAGTATCCCGAAGGACCCGAGTACGACGGAGCGCACCAGAACACATCGCTTCGACATATTGTGGAACGGCTTGAAACCACGCCCGGTGTTATGGAGGTTGCGACGGGACGGCCACCGGATGGCGGAGGGTTGCGCACGGCGGCCATTGCAATCGATGGCAAAAAGGCCGATGCGCGCAGCATGAAAGCGTACCTGTTCTATACATATGTCGATGCGAATTACTTTCACGCTCTTGGGATACCGATGACGTATGGCCACGGGTTCCACGCTGAATCTGGAGTACCCGAGCCGACTGCCGTATTGAGCGAAACTGCCGCTCAGAGGTTGTGGCCGGGAATGAATCCGATTGGACGCACGCTCGAAATGAGTACGGATGGGCAATTCCACGACAAGAAGGAACTGACGCCGGATGGAAGGAGTTACCAAGTGATCGGGATAGCTCATGATGCGCGTGGTGTGCTTATGGACAACAGCGACGCCGCGGAGGTTTACTTGCAGATTCCTGAGAACCGACTCAATGAATTCCCCCTGTTGGTAAGGACTTCGATCGCTCCGGGGCAACTGATTCACCAGATCGAGAGCACGATCGCGTCGGTGAATGCCAATATCGTCGCGACCGCTTACACACTGGACGACATGCTCCGGGAGACTCCCCCGTTCATGGTTTCAAGCATGGCTGCCCTTATTGCGGGAACGGTGGGGTTGCTGGGCCTGTTGCTTTCGGCGATGGGGATTTACGGAACGCTTAGTTATGTTGTGGTGCTGCGTACCCGTGAGGTCGGGATCCGCATGGCCTTGGGCGCTCGAAAGGGTGAGGTGCTGCGGTTGATGCTGCGGCAAAGCTCCGCTCCGGTAATTTACGGCATTCTGGTGGGCTGTCTGCTGGCCACCGGCGATTACTACCTGTTGCGGAAAGTACTTTATGGAGTTGGACCCCTTGACGCTCTTTCGTACACCAGCATTTCTGCACTCTTTCTGATCGTTGCGGTGGTGGCGTCGTATGTGCCTGCGAGGCGGGCAACAATGGTCGATCCCGCGGTGGCACTTCGCTACGAGTGA
- a CDS encoding PadR family transcriptional regulator — MGSTDNLLGALELLVLKALENGPMHGWGITLHIQCISNEVLRIEEGSLYPALHRMEKAGWVKAEWGLSENNRRARFYRITTAGRTQLRSEQQKWENVAQAIALVLRGKAIA; from the coding sequence TTGGGTTCGACTGACAACCTGCTGGGAGCGCTGGAACTGCTGGTGCTGAAGGCCCTGGAAAATGGTCCGATGCATGGGTGGGGGATCACACTGCATATCCAATGCATTTCAAACGAGGTGCTGCGGATTGAAGAGGGATCCCTATATCCCGCGCTTCACCGGATGGAAAAGGCTGGGTGGGTGAAGGCCGAGTGGGGATTGAGCGAGAATAACCGGCGCGCGCGATTTTACCGGATCACCACAGCTGGCCGCACCCAGTTGCGATCTGAACAGCAGAAGTGGGAGAACGTAGCACAGGCAATTGCACTGGTCCTGCGCGGCAAAGCGATTGCATAG
- a CDS encoding trehalase family glycosidase, which produces MTRREALAAFSAAALSAALPRRVFSATSSKPATTHSKTRAQVEQLLKPLLYTENPEMFRFAVDVYQHCIFGRMQPAEPPLKHPWLIPGGVYVGQWIWDTTFLTDLLAIIPDQQEFIRGIYQNYWDSQQRWTAGKPGYAHGMIANFIAPDSGPKGFTGKDWQTFPAYSQAPLIAWGVERVFLRTRDMELVRAALPHLEAFHEWYWRERDLDNVGLVTVGSYDGVLQDARYETYDNQVDLDTLKLIAHPGRPDGPANGNWYGDIYIPANTGYLLLSERSLINLAEAVEEHDISARGLQRAKKGIAAMREHMWDEEQGCFLAVHRNGLRKLKPATIGGMVPLQADIPTTAQAARMAQALATAHWSTPVPLPSVDRSATEYRSDAFWRGDVWPSTAFQTLEGLSHFGHRELIADLAGRLLDNALKVGISEHYDSQTGAPLGVPNLGMSAVMLTMAIEGLSPRHAIRVAHPQSPASDPEKR; this is translated from the coding sequence ATGACGCGCCGGGAAGCACTCGCAGCATTTAGCGCGGCCGCGCTGTCCGCAGCACTTCCGCGCCGCGTTTTCTCCGCAACGTCATCTAAGCCTGCGACAACACATTCGAAAACCAGGGCACAGGTCGAGCAACTCCTCAAACCGCTGCTTTACACCGAAAACCCGGAGATGTTTCGCTTTGCCGTCGATGTCTACCAGCACTGCATCTTCGGACGCATGCAGCCTGCCGAGCCGCCTCTCAAACACCCATGGTTGATTCCCGGCGGTGTCTATGTCGGCCAGTGGATATGGGACACGACTTTCCTCACCGATCTGCTCGCCATCATTCCCGATCAGCAGGAATTCATCCGCGGCATCTATCAGAACTACTGGGACTCGCAACAGCGCTGGACCGCAGGCAAGCCTGGCTACGCCCACGGCATGATCGCCAACTTCATTGCCCCGGACAGTGGCCCCAAGGGCTTCACCGGCAAAGACTGGCAGACCTTCCCCGCCTATTCGCAGGCGCCTCTCATTGCCTGGGGAGTGGAGCGCGTCTTCCTCCGCACTCGAGATATGGAACTCGTACGCGCAGCGCTACCGCATCTCGAAGCGTTCCACGAGTGGTACTGGCGCGAACGCGATCTCGACAACGTTGGTCTCGTCACCGTTGGCTCGTACGACGGCGTTTTGCAGGATGCGCGCTACGAGACATACGACAACCAGGTCGATCTCGACACACTTAAACTCATCGCGCATCCCGGTCGTCCCGACGGCCCGGCTAATGGAAACTGGTATGGCGACATCTATATCCCCGCCAACACTGGATATCTGCTGCTCTCAGAGCGATCGCTGATCAACCTCGCCGAGGCCGTTGAAGAGCATGACATCTCCGCCCGTGGTTTGCAGCGAGCGAAGAAGGGAATTGCGGCGATGCGGGAACACATGTGGGATGAAGAGCAGGGCTGTTTCCTCGCCGTTCACCGCAACGGCCTCCGCAAGCTCAAACCAGCAACCATTGGTGGCATGGTTCCTCTGCAAGCTGACATCCCCACTACCGCGCAGGCCGCACGCATGGCCCAGGCTCTGGCCACGGCACATTGGAGCACGCCAGTTCCGCTTCCTTCTGTCGATCGCTCAGCCACCGAATACCGCAGCGACGCCTTCTGGCGTGGCGACGTGTGGCCCTCTACGGCTTTTCAAACTCTCGAAGGCCTCTCCCACTTCGGCCATCGCGAACTCATCGCCGATCTAGCCGGGCGTCTCCTCGACAACGCACTGAAAGTCGGCATCAGTGAACATTACGATTCGCAAACCGGCGCACCACTCGGCGTACCAAACCTCGGCATGTCTGCGGTCATGCTAACCATGGCGATCGAGGGCCTCAGTCCACGCCACGCCATTCGCGTGGCACATCCTCAATCTCCTGCATCCGATCCCGAGAAAAGATAA
- a CDS encoding DUF3592 domain-containing protein, whose translation MIARLVAYFFVGLLCAVGPLLIVIAIVSSVPTAEFVLASTATDGRIVSLDRVYYRFRYGYLPVFRFTANDGQTHMVRADSSTNWVRFKPGDRIRVLYINGRPESARIDSIPQLWMPQLILAILGALFTTVPVRIWMRKRTLSRAPIATDRNQ comes from the coding sequence ATGATCGCCCGACTCGTTGCCTATTTCTTCGTCGGCCTGCTTTGCGCCGTGGGCCCACTGTTGATAGTTATCGCGATCGTCTCATCGGTCCCCACAGCCGAGTTCGTTCTTGCCAGCACCGCCACCGATGGAAGAATCGTTTCACTCGATCGTGTTTATTACAGGTTCCGTTACGGCTACCTGCCGGTCTTCCGTTTCACGGCAAATGACGGACAGACCCACATGGTTCGCGCCGACTCCAGTACGAACTGGGTTCGCTTCAAGCCCGGCGACCGCATCCGCGTGCTTTACATCAACGGCCGCCCTGAATCTGCCCGTATCGACTCCATTCCACAGCTCTGGATGCCGCAACTCATCCTCGCAATTCTCGGCGCACTGTTCACCACAGTTCCGGTACGGATCTGGATGAGAAAAAGGACGCTCAGCCGCGCTCCAATCGCCACTGACCGCAACCAGTAA